A section of the Girardinichthys multiradiatus isolate DD_20200921_A chromosome 5, DD_fGirMul_XY1, whole genome shotgun sequence genome encodes:
- the LOC124868014 gene encoding uncharacterized protein LOC124868014: MDVLQMILVVLCGLVSWSQRSISASMLETTVWRGDNVTLYCDCKVSTGVYIVWFRNCSHQCQPTLVVNMIGSKHICEWENIFPRFKFLKNESSNSYDLVIRNVTNSDEGLYYCGTFETKVEKDTNKNILSKEIYIYGNTTTRVSLYSSVAQPNMTMSAEDCGVCWKLLFSLCPAVFIISIFFSLVFSSLLCWKTAEMPHDKEKKCDFLRPTEKTKEIHRVFQKQKKTQKEIYSSDFSMFTAVVYNLKVED, from the exons ATGGATGTATTGCAGATGATTCTGGTTGTCCTCTGTG GACTTGTTTCCTGGAGTCAACGCTCCATTTCTGCTTCAATGCTGGAGACGACTGTATGGCGTGGAGACAACGTCACCCTCTACTGTGACTGCAAAGTTTCGACTGGAGTATATATAGTTTGGTTCAGGAACTGTTCCCATCAATGCCAGCCTACTCTTGTTGTAAACATGATAGGCTCAAAGCACATTTGTGAATGGGAAAATATATTTCCtcgttttaaatttttaaagaaTGAGTCGTCCAACTCTTATGACCTGGTGATCAGAAATGTCACAAATTCTGATGAGGGACTTTATTACTGTGGAACATTTGAGACAAAGGTggaaaaagacacaaacaaaaacattttaagtaaaGAAATTTACATCTATGGGAACACCACCACAAGAGTCTCATTAT ATTCCAGTGTTGCTCAACCAAATATGACCATGTCTGCTGAGGACTGTGGTGTATGCTGGAAGCTGCTGTTCTCTCTGTGCcctgctgtttttattatttcaatctTCTTTTCCTTAGTTTTTAGTTCTCTCCTATGCTGGAAAACAG CAGAAATGCCTCATGACAAGGAAAAGAAATGTGACTTCTTGAGaccaacagaaaaaacaaag GAGATCCATcgagtatttcagaaacaaaagaagACTCAAAaggagatctacagctcagacTTCAGCATGTTTACTGCTGTCGTGTACAACTTGAAAGTTGAAGATTAA